A genomic region of Sulfobacillus acidophilus DSM 10332 contains the following coding sequences:
- a CDS encoding diguanylate phosphodiesterase (PFAM: EAL domain~COGs: COG2200 FOG: EAL domain~InterPro IPR001633~KEGG: dde:Dde_1628 diguanylate cyclase/phosphodiesterase~PFAM: Diguanylate phosphodiesterase, predicted~SMART: Diguanylate phosphodiesterase, predicted~SPTR: Diguanylate cyclase/phosphodiesterase): MATTNRMIKRFQQLMETDTGIRTVFQPVMPLTGSTPIGYEALSRGPSPWLAKPAELFRMARELGQSAILDRLCFRTALKNFRAQAATESLLFINVLPESLESRHIAAAQVAEWAHQADVSPKQIVLEITEEPVHDWPGFMQAVDQFRYYGMRLALDDVGSGHSNFVMLSDLLPDYVKLDWQFVRLTRMRPVRQLLVEALVRFADQIGSQIVAEGIESREDAEVFQLLGVPLGQGFYYHQSA, translated from the coding sequence GTGGCAACAACCAACCGGATGATCAAGCGATTTCAACAGCTGATGGAGACAGATACCGGAATCCGCACCGTGTTTCAACCCGTGATGCCGCTAACCGGGTCTACCCCGATTGGCTATGAGGCGTTAAGCCGGGGACCCAGTCCTTGGTTGGCCAAGCCCGCCGAATTATTCCGGATGGCCCGCGAATTGGGACAAAGTGCGATATTGGATCGGCTGTGTTTTCGGACGGCCTTGAAAAACTTTCGGGCGCAAGCGGCCACGGAGAGTCTGCTATTCATTAATGTCTTGCCCGAGTCTCTGGAAAGCCGACACATTGCAGCTGCCCAGGTGGCTGAGTGGGCACATCAGGCGGATGTTTCGCCGAAGCAAATTGTCCTCGAGATCACCGAAGAACCGGTACATGATTGGCCCGGCTTTATGCAAGCGGTCGACCAGTTTCGGTACTATGGCATGCGGCTGGCGTTGGACGATGTGGGGAGCGGGCATAGCAACTTCGTGATGTTGAGTGATTTATTACCGGATTATGTGAAGTTGGATTGGCAGTTTGTCCGTCTCACGCGGATGCGGCCGGTCCGGCAATTGCTGGTCGAGGCTTTGGTCCGGTTCGCGGACCAAATTGGATCGCAGATCGTGGCCGAAGGCATCGAATCGCGTGAAGACGCCGAAGTCTTCCAGTTATTAGGGGTACCGCTGGGCCAAGGCTTTTATTATCATCAATCCGCATAA
- a CDS encoding hypothetical protein (PFAM: NIF3 (NGG1p interacting factor 3)~KEGG: sti:Sthe_0840 hypothetical protein~SPTR: Putative uncharacterized protein) produces the protein MSGISTDDIMQWSLDLAGLTEVPADSAIYVPGHDIRRVLFGIDVGPADLLLARQLGVDLVIAHHPADALQRFPRIFERHVALMRSEGIPEEEARGAIQELTERWQDRLHSANYDHVVSVAKLLRMPFMNIHNPLDEYGRQRMTKAVAAIQPHDPLSAVLAALNTIDEIRTAPTAVEIAVGSPESPAGRIKVVHGAGTNGGYPVATAYFRHGVRTVIYIHLATEAKWKLRQDAMGQVIVVGHLAGDLTGIQPFANLLRERGLEVTGFSGVQ, from the coding sequence ATGAGCGGTATTAGCACCGATGATATTATGCAGTGGTCGTTAGACTTGGCCGGATTAACCGAGGTGCCGGCCGATAGCGCCATTTATGTGCCGGGGCACGATATCCGGCGCGTATTATTCGGAATTGACGTTGGCCCGGCCGATTTGCTGTTGGCTCGACAATTAGGCGTCGATTTAGTGATTGCGCATCATCCGGCGGATGCGTTACAACGTTTTCCCCGGATTTTTGAGCGCCATGTGGCCCTGATGCGAAGTGAAGGGATCCCGGAAGAAGAAGCCCGAGGCGCCATTCAAGAGCTCACCGAAAGATGGCAGGATCGCCTGCATAGCGCCAACTACGACCATGTGGTATCCGTCGCCAAACTGCTCCGGATGCCTTTTATGAATATTCATAATCCCCTGGACGAATACGGACGTCAGCGCATGACAAAAGCGGTGGCTGCCATTCAGCCGCATGACCCGCTGTCGGCGGTGCTGGCGGCATTAAATACGATTGACGAAATTCGGACCGCACCGACCGCGGTCGAAATTGCCGTGGGATCCCCCGAGAGTCCGGCCGGCCGCATCAAAGTTGTACACGGGGCCGGCACGAATGGCGGCTATCCCGTCGCTACCGCGTATTTTCGGCATGGTGTCCGGACGGTTATCTATATCCACCTGGCGACGGAAGCCAAATGGAAACTCCGCCAAGACGCGATGGGGCAAGTCATCGTCGTCGGACACTTGGCCGGTGATTTGACGGGCATCCAACCTTTTGCCAATCTTTTGCGCGAACGGGGACTGGAAGTCACGGGATTTTCCGGAGTACAATAA
- a CDS encoding diguanylate cyclase/phosphodiesterase with PAS/PAC sensor(s) (PFAM: EAL domain; GGDEF domain~TIGRFAM: diguanylate cyclase (GGDEF) domain~COGs: COG2200 FOG: EAL domain~InterPro IPR000160:IPR001633~KEGG: tin:Tint_1169 diguanylate cyclase/phosphodiesterase with GAF sensor~PFAM: Diguanylate phosphodiesterase, predicted; Diguanylate cyclase, predicted~SMART: Diguanylate cyclase, predicted; Diguanylate phosphodiesterase, predicted~SPTR: Putative EAL, GGDEF, GAF family protein;~TIGRFAM: Diguanylate cyclase, predicted), whose product MTYPSALPIEWLTPFDTLPMGVAVIDADPPYAILWINRYLSRLTGYAKTSVLGQTWHWLHYTDLSFSPHYEGERVAGGPVQIRRAHDEPRWQHISVMPWRWGDPPVTTYLVFYQDIQENSISRARLESEQATHDPLTGLLNRLGWSLEWARQASSIRFMALMDVREFKNINDTWGHEAGDIVLKTVADRLLTAADWVVRWGGDEFLLAWTAEFSDTEPIAQKIAALLDRTRVNLGIDGISLSIRASLGFVRGPFSNGSLTKALEKADQALYTAKTQASDHCTNWIVWEPDVLVTDDSRYGHQHKPPISRHLSAGPWIQHILHSGAETFVEHFYSALEDKNSTSREILHTLTDAERTHLKAKQMEHLVELMDPDADPSELERQAHETGKIHALLGLNATDILESILIYREIMRDLIHHQQWMPGQRWAADAFIDDRLTLEVMGQITGLIYVGDKWNQELYDSLSLALPLSDPIKAWQVMSEHITRVPGIPGLQICVPDSTQPTGWRTLLAVGSLWEHVNSQDLQNRAHLEMAWWQERIVTINYNQSMADQTPDKKTALAQRVRSASHVPLVDERGRPAAVLILYGHYPHQWEGKEITTRLQLLSTALRHHWPEIGNAEKPGATTNFTRMNLAKGEWEWWYHPIIEFHTGHILKWESLARWRDIQGRLWAPADFLPHLGLTDHRNLVLAGLQSIRTVAPRLAPARITLNILPDLLTDEKVETWINQILPFPIVLEVLESGRLNGSSVQTMKRLKARGVEWAIDDFGSGFANLDRLWEGAWSWVKFDRHLWSRIWQDPWRWIPVIGQLVRLCQTLGYRTIFEGVENQDAAAVAIALGFDAGQGYLWGPPAPWHQWQEFTPVVDVLPSSGGIWAFLAFHWQAATNPMAPPTCIRMADDPVLNLPDKVRTVHAQWHVRPSDPEINRQWNALMRQFRVWHTNPARETLDSKTDGR is encoded by the coding sequence ATGACGTACCCCTCCGCTCTACCCATCGAATGGCTGACGCCTTTCGATACGCTTCCGATGGGTGTGGCGGTCATTGATGCCGACCCGCCATATGCCATTTTATGGATTAACCGATATTTGTCCCGTCTCACCGGCTATGCGAAAACCTCGGTGCTTGGTCAAACCTGGCACTGGCTGCATTATACCGACCTGTCCTTTTCCCCCCATTACGAGGGTGAGCGGGTGGCTGGCGGGCCAGTTCAAATCCGGCGAGCTCATGACGAGCCCCGTTGGCAACACATCTCCGTGATGCCGTGGCGATGGGGAGACCCCCCGGTTACCACGTATCTCGTTTTTTATCAGGATATTCAGGAGAATAGCATATCCCGTGCCCGCTTGGAATCTGAACAAGCAACGCACGATCCCCTCACCGGCCTCCTCAACCGATTGGGATGGAGTCTCGAATGGGCCCGCCAGGCATCGTCGATCCGATTCATGGCCCTAATGGACGTCCGTGAATTTAAAAACATTAATGATACTTGGGGTCATGAAGCGGGCGATATCGTCCTAAAGACCGTCGCCGATCGGTTGCTTACCGCGGCGGATTGGGTTGTCCGATGGGGAGGTGACGAATTTTTATTAGCCTGGACGGCTGAGTTTTCCGACACGGAACCTATAGCTCAAAAAATTGCAGCACTTCTGGATAGAACGCGGGTCAACCTCGGAATAGACGGAATATCCTTGTCCATAAGGGCGTCCCTCGGGTTTGTTCGAGGTCCTTTTTCAAACGGCTCCCTCACAAAAGCTTTGGAAAAAGCCGATCAAGCCCTCTATACGGCGAAGACACAAGCGTCGGATCACTGCACCAATTGGATTGTCTGGGAACCGGACGTCCTGGTAACCGACGATTCCCGTTATGGCCACCAGCATAAGCCGCCGATATCCCGCCACCTATCGGCGGGCCCTTGGATTCAACACATTCTTCACTCCGGAGCCGAAACGTTCGTGGAGCACTTCTATTCCGCATTAGAAGACAAGAATTCCACTAGTCGCGAGATCCTTCATACCCTCACCGACGCGGAACGAACACATCTAAAAGCGAAGCAGATGGAGCACTTAGTGGAACTTATGGATCCGGACGCGGACCCGTCCGAACTCGAGCGCCAAGCTCATGAAACCGGAAAAATTCATGCCCTTTTGGGCCTTAATGCGACCGATATCCTCGAATCGATATTGATTTACCGCGAAATCATGCGAGACTTGATTCATCACCAGCAGTGGATGCCCGGTCAAAGGTGGGCGGCCGATGCGTTCATCGATGATCGCTTGACGTTGGAAGTCATGGGCCAAATAACCGGATTAATCTATGTTGGCGATAAATGGAACCAGGAGCTTTACGACAGCTTATCTTTGGCCCTACCCTTGAGCGATCCGATAAAAGCCTGGCAAGTTATGAGCGAGCACATAACCCGGGTCCCCGGGATTCCAGGCCTGCAAATTTGCGTACCCGACTCGACACAACCCACCGGTTGGCGCACTCTTTTAGCCGTGGGCAGCTTATGGGAGCACGTGAATTCCCAAGATTTACAGAACCGGGCCCATCTGGAAATGGCTTGGTGGCAGGAGCGAATTGTGACCATCAATTACAATCAATCGATGGCCGATCAAACACCGGACAAAAAGACCGCGTTGGCTCAACGTGTTCGATCCGCTTCCCATGTACCGTTAGTCGACGAAAGAGGTCGCCCTGCAGCCGTATTAATCCTTTATGGACACTATCCTCACCAATGGGAGGGTAAGGAAATCACGACCCGATTGCAATTATTATCGACTGCTCTGCGCCACCATTGGCCGGAAATCGGGAACGCCGAGAAACCGGGGGCAACAACGAACTTCACCCGGATGAATTTGGCGAAGGGGGAATGGGAATGGTGGTACCATCCGATTATCGAGTTCCATACCGGCCATATTCTTAAATGGGAATCTCTTGCCCGTTGGCGCGACATCCAAGGACGACTTTGGGCGCCGGCCGATTTTTTGCCCCATCTGGGCCTCACCGACCATCGAAATCTTGTCCTCGCCGGTCTTCAATCGATTAGAACCGTAGCCCCTAGGCTGGCTCCTGCCCGTATCACGTTAAATATCCTGCCAGACCTATTAACCGATGAAAAGGTGGAAACATGGATCAATCAAATCCTTCCGTTCCCCATCGTGTTAGAGGTTCTTGAATCCGGCCGACTCAACGGGTCGAGCGTTCAAACGATGAAACGATTAAAGGCTCGGGGCGTCGAATGGGCTATCGACGATTTTGGTTCGGGATTTGCCAATCTCGACCGTCTATGGGAAGGCGCGTGGTCATGGGTCAAATTTGACCGACATCTGTGGTCCCGTATTTGGCAGGATCCTTGGCGGTGGATTCCCGTCATCGGGCAACTCGTCCGGTTATGCCAAACACTGGGTTACCGCACCATTTTTGAAGGGGTCGAAAATCAAGATGCAGCAGCCGTGGCCATCGCCTTAGGATTTGACGCCGGCCAAGGTTACCTCTGGGGCCCCCCCGCACCTTGGCATCAATGGCAAGAATTTACGCCCGTCGTGGACGTCCTCCCGTCTTCCGGAGGTATCTGGGCCTTTTTAGCGTTCCATTGGCAAGCGGCGACAAACCCCATGGCTCCCCCGACATGCATACGGATGGCGGACGACCCCGTTCTCAATTTGCCCGACAAGGTACGAACGGTACACGCCCAATGGCACGTTCGCCCAAGCGACCCCGAGATCAATCGCCAATGGAACGCGCTCATGCGGCAATTCCGGGTATGGCATACGAACCCGGCGCGTGAAACCCTCGATTCAAAAACCGATGGACGGTAA
- a CDS encoding type III restriction protein res subunit (PFAM: Helicase conserved C-terminal domain; Type III restriction enzyme, res subunit~COGs: COG1061 DNA or RNA helicase of superfamily II~InterPro IPR014001:IPR001650:IPR006935~KEGG: mta:Moth_1918 DEAD/DEAH box helicase-like~PFAM: Restriction endonuclease, type I, R subunit/Type III, Res subunit; DNA/RNA helicase, C-terminal~SMART: DEAD-like helicase, N-terminal; DNA/RNA helicase, C-terminal~SPTR: DEAD/DEAH box helicase-like protein): MSRLPLIVQSDLTILLEVDNPLFEEARDALSGFAELIKSPEHIHTYQLSALSLWNALAAGLTESQIQESLTRFSSYPVPDTVIQFIHDQVHRFGRIRLQVAPDGDGFWLTANDQTILTQLGRMKSVIPYLGPHLPPGYRISPENRGLVKQALARAGWPVTDEAGYVTGAPLPLGWRSITLNGRPFHLRTYQEAAIRVFWGDGEAQRGSGVIVLPCGAGKTVVGMGVMERAQTHTLILTTSMAALHQWKRELLDKTTLTDDVIGEYSAAVKHIKPVTLTTYQMLTHRKHGDYVHFQELDRAPWGLIIYDEVHLLPAPMFRLTASLQARRRLGLTATLIREDGHADDVFSLIGPKRFDMPWKTLESEGWIATAHCREIRVGLEPGLRDRYASAEEPEQIRLAAENPAKIGVIRELLTHHAQDHVLIIGQYLSQLERLAEELHAPLITGKTPARERERLYQAFRDGQLPVLMVSKVGNFAIDLPDANVAIQISGAFGSRQEEAQRLGRILRPKSDGGEATFYTIVSEDTKEQLFAQKRQLFLAEQGYRYEIAHAAPDGRPVDRLAPVIPFPRREARS; the protein is encoded by the coding sequence GTGTCTCGATTACCGTTAATTGTACAGAGCGATCTCACCATTTTGTTGGAAGTGGACAACCCGCTGTTCGAGGAGGCCCGGGATGCCTTATCCGGGTTTGCCGAGTTGATCAAAAGTCCTGAACACATTCATACCTACCAATTGAGCGCCCTCTCCCTGTGGAACGCCTTGGCCGCCGGATTGACCGAATCCCAAATTCAAGAGTCGTTAACCCGATTTTCCTCCTATCCCGTCCCCGACACCGTCATCCAATTTATCCACGATCAAGTGCATCGGTTTGGTCGGATTCGCCTTCAGGTGGCACCGGACGGAGACGGATTTTGGCTAACGGCCAACGACCAGACCATTCTCACGCAATTGGGCCGTATGAAATCCGTCATTCCTTACTTAGGGCCGCACTTGCCCCCCGGGTACCGGATTTCGCCGGAAAACCGCGGATTGGTCAAGCAAGCTTTAGCCCGGGCGGGTTGGCCGGTGACCGACGAAGCGGGTTACGTGACCGGGGCGCCCTTACCCCTGGGCTGGCGCTCTATTACGCTCAACGGACGGCCGTTTCACCTCCGCACCTACCAAGAGGCTGCTATACGGGTTTTCTGGGGGGACGGCGAGGCCCAAAGGGGGAGCGGCGTTATCGTGTTACCCTGTGGCGCCGGCAAAACGGTGGTCGGCATGGGGGTCATGGAACGCGCCCAAACCCACACCCTGATTCTGACGACCTCCATGGCCGCCCTTCATCAATGGAAGCGGGAACTCTTGGATAAAACGACGTTAACGGACGACGTCATCGGCGAGTACAGTGCCGCCGTCAAGCACATAAAACCTGTGACCTTAACCACCTACCAGATGCTGACCCATCGGAAACATGGCGACTATGTGCACTTTCAGGAACTCGATCGAGCCCCTTGGGGCCTTATCATCTATGACGAGGTGCACCTGTTACCGGCCCCCATGTTTCGATTGACGGCCAGCCTGCAAGCCCGTCGCCGTTTAGGGCTCACCGCGACCTTAATCCGTGAGGACGGCCATGCCGACGACGTCTTCTCCTTAATCGGCCCCAAGCGATTTGATATGCCCTGGAAAACTCTGGAATCCGAGGGCTGGATCGCAACCGCCCATTGTCGAGAAATCCGCGTGGGTCTAGAGCCCGGTCTACGTGACCGCTACGCGAGCGCCGAAGAGCCCGAGCAAATCCGCCTGGCCGCCGAAAACCCGGCCAAAATCGGCGTGATCCGCGAGCTTTTAACCCATCATGCCCAGGATCATGTGCTGATTATCGGACAATACCTGAGTCAATTGGAACGCTTGGCGGAGGAGTTGCATGCCCCCTTAATTACCGGGAAAACCCCGGCTCGGGAGCGGGAACGCCTTTATCAAGCGTTTCGTGACGGACAGCTGCCGGTCCTCATGGTTTCCAAAGTCGGTAACTTCGCGATTGATTTACCGGACGCCAATGTGGCGATTCAAATCAGTGGCGCATTTGGATCTCGGCAAGAAGAAGCCCAACGACTCGGTCGCATTCTCCGCCCCAAATCGGACGGCGGTGAAGCGACATTTTATACGATTGTCTCCGAAGACACCAAGGAACAGCTATTTGCGCAGAAACGGCAATTGTTTTTGGCCGAACAAGGCTACCGCTATGAAATCGCGCATGCCGCCCCCGACGGTCGACCCGTGGACCGTCTGGCTCCGGTCATTCCTTTTCCTCGCCGGGAGGCCCGCTCATGA
- a CDS encoding methyl-accepting chemotaxis sensory transducer (PFAM: Methyl-accepting chemotaxis protein (MCP) signaling domain~COGs: COG0840 Methyl-accepting chemotaxis protein~InterPro IPR004089~KEGG: afl:Aflv_1352 methyl-accepting chemotaxis protein~PFAM: Chemotaxis methyl-accepting receptor, signalling~SMART: Chemotaxis methyl-accepting receptor, signalling~SPTR: Methyl-accepting chemotaxis protein) yields MHDWHGYLTFLEWTPADGDALAALDWSALADEVTPRFYDKVRRVPGLDQLVRTHSSYDALGGTMRDYLSHLGTPPTSDAYLKRIRAIAAAHVRINLTPDWYLGAYRIIWTAALMQIDRQWPDDPLFREQARQAVSKRLMADMVLTITLYQEGVDREREALDTTVQDIAAVEHTLTDQATRLAASAEEAQATVHHLAETHDTIRTSMQQTLGQSETTASAVTEGTRAVHTLDQGTKAIGSALNAVLEAEQALQTQTQAIQQATRLIQDIARQTNLLALNAAIEAARAGDAGRGFAVVADEVKKLSEASHTATRTIEETVTAVARHLDDLDQAVNEARHTIEQETVSNRAVVAAFQAIESAVQTTQDVFERLHQQVELAAEAVGQVRTTAEDQTQQAQDLARLAQQLTAIINKKQKQPALV; encoded by the coding sequence ATGCATGACTGGCATGGCTATCTGACATTTTTAGAATGGACGCCGGCCGACGGTGACGCGTTGGCGGCCCTCGACTGGTCCGCCCTGGCCGACGAGGTCACTCCACGCTTTTATGACAAGGTTCGCCGCGTACCGGGACTGGATCAACTGGTGCGAACCCACTCCAGTTATGACGCCTTGGGCGGTACCATGCGCGACTATTTGTCCCATTTGGGTACCCCGCCGACCAGCGACGCCTACCTAAAACGCATTCGGGCGATTGCGGCGGCCCATGTCCGCATTAACCTGACGCCGGATTGGTATTTAGGCGCCTATCGCATCATCTGGACCGCAGCCCTTATGCAGATTGACCGCCAATGGCCGGACGATCCCCTCTTCCGGGAACAGGCCCGTCAAGCCGTGTCCAAGCGCTTAATGGCCGACATGGTCCTGACCATCACCCTCTATCAAGAAGGGGTTGACCGCGAGCGTGAAGCCTTGGATACGACCGTGCAGGATATTGCCGCCGTCGAACACACGTTAACCGATCAAGCCACCCGCTTGGCCGCCAGTGCGGAAGAAGCGCAAGCCACCGTTCACCATTTGGCGGAAACCCACGACACGATCCGCACATCCATGCAACAAACGCTGGGACAATCGGAAACAACCGCCTCCGCCGTTACCGAAGGGACCCGCGCCGTCCACACGCTGGATCAAGGCACGAAGGCCATCGGTTCGGCGCTAAACGCGGTCTTAGAAGCCGAACAAGCTCTCCAAACCCAAACCCAGGCTATCCAACAAGCCACCCGGCTCATTCAAGATATTGCCCGGCAAACCAACTTACTGGCGCTAAATGCCGCCATTGAAGCGGCTCGAGCCGGCGACGCGGGGCGAGGGTTTGCCGTGGTCGCCGACGAAGTCAAAAAGCTCTCGGAAGCATCGCATACCGCGACCCGCACCATTGAAGAGACCGTGACCGCCGTCGCCCGACATTTAGACGATCTGGACCAGGCGGTGAACGAGGCACGCCATACGATCGAGCAGGAAACGGTATCCAACCGGGCCGTCGTGGCCGCCTTTCAAGCCATCGAAAGCGCGGTACAAACCACCCAAGACGTGTTTGAGCGTCTTCACCAACAAGTCGAACTGGCCGCGGAGGCCGTCGGGCAAGTGCGCACCACGGCGGAAGACCAAACGCAACAAGCACAAGATTTAGCCCGGTTAGCCCAGCAATTAACCGCTATCATCAATAAAAAGCAAAAACAGCCGGCTCTCGTCTAG
- a CDS encoding hypothetical protein (KEGG: ppy:PPE_02936 hypothetical protein~SPTR: Predicted protein) yields MTGFVSLERLLPRLTDEDRATLAARWGLPEASPQAIRERLKDTAWVAATWRNLPPVAQKAIQTWIRRRGVWPAWVSCDTELKAGLWALEEHGWLFVLHDGYYQYPVWPWEFMPLALDSLWDIPWARLKGHSGSRPSPTGEPWTPVWQNIFEILSFCRQEPLLLTTEGRPYRRQAMKLAKRLVVPPAQSHIPEEEWVRLHVWVIERLHFVRFEDDPARLLVDEDRVSRFFDQSPAEIWGALSELVLEPGQTYGPHLLLFSLAQLLPPDETLQLEAAAHWMKSARVFDGPGGDVKTFGHILSLLILLQLIEVTGPNEIRLHDSAYAWSHGLFVPEEAQSVVVQATGELFLPPETPFRDRNTIDRWATLVKSDRMTVYRLDADSIQRAVRQNYPQNQVVEDLHRISRTGVPDNLLVNLHDWYRLAARHRIYEVTVIHSEDAGESRTLETALGAEVVGRLSPTDLIIRADRVKEILKRLKRAGIPVMPDILRPSQPRAAFAGSPEDPVTPYRLQVGGLPTKTGPTPQRQNDELEQRIQLHIQRQTPFEMTFLMPGESQVRRAIVMAVGLKGGVVDVYLAGQQRPHRIPLGQILAVESHYAD; encoded by the coding sequence ATGACCGGATTCGTGTCGCTCGAACGGCTGCTGCCCCGGTTAACCGACGAGGATCGCGCGACATTGGCGGCCCGCTGGGGATTGCCCGAAGCGTCTCCCCAAGCCATTCGCGAACGCCTCAAAGATACGGCCTGGGTTGCGGCTACTTGGCGAAACCTGCCTCCGGTAGCCCAAAAAGCCATTCAGACCTGGATTCGGCGGCGGGGCGTATGGCCGGCCTGGGTCTCCTGTGATACGGAACTCAAGGCCGGCTTATGGGCGCTGGAAGAACATGGCTGGCTTTTTGTCCTGCATGACGGATATTATCAATATCCGGTCTGGCCTTGGGAATTTATGCCCCTCGCCTTAGACAGTCTCTGGGATATCCCCTGGGCCCGCCTTAAAGGACATTCGGGGTCCCGTCCCTCCCCGACCGGTGAACCGTGGACGCCGGTTTGGCAAAACATTTTCGAGATCTTGAGTTTTTGCCGGCAAGAGCCCCTGTTATTAACCACCGAGGGCCGTCCCTACCGCCGCCAAGCCATGAAACTCGCGAAACGGCTGGTCGTGCCGCCCGCCCAATCCCACATCCCCGAAGAAGAGTGGGTGCGCCTTCATGTATGGGTGATTGAACGCCTGCATTTCGTGCGCTTTGAAGACGATCCGGCCCGCCTCCTAGTGGATGAAGACCGGGTGTCACGCTTCTTTGACCAGTCACCGGCAGAAATCTGGGGCGCGTTAAGCGAGCTCGTGTTAGAACCGGGACAAACCTACGGCCCCCATCTCTTGCTCTTTAGTCTCGCCCAATTATTGCCCCCGGATGAAACGTTACAGTTAGAAGCGGCGGCCCACTGGATGAAATCGGCGCGGGTATTTGACGGACCGGGCGGGGACGTGAAGACCTTTGGCCACATTCTGAGCCTATTAATTTTGCTTCAACTGATTGAGGTGACCGGACCGAACGAAATCCGTTTGCATGATAGCGCCTACGCCTGGTCGCATGGCCTTTTTGTCCCCGAAGAGGCTCAGAGCGTTGTGGTCCAAGCGACCGGCGAACTCTTTTTGCCGCCGGAAACCCCGTTCCGCGATCGGAATACGATTGATCGATGGGCGACGTTGGTCAAATCGGATCGAATGACGGTCTATCGGCTCGACGCCGACAGTATTCAGCGAGCGGTGCGGCAAAATTACCCCCAGAACCAAGTCGTCGAGGACCTCCACCGTATCTCACGCACCGGAGTGCCCGACAATCTCCTGGTCAATCTACACGACTGGTATCGACTAGCTGCCCGCCATCGCATTTATGAAGTCACGGTGATTCATAGCGAGGACGCCGGCGAATCTCGTACCCTGGAAACCGCACTGGGTGCCGAAGTCGTGGGTCGACTGTCCCCTACCGACCTCATTATCCGGGCCGATCGGGTCAAAGAGATTCTGAAGCGATTAAAGCGTGCCGGCATTCCCGTCATGCCCGACATCCTCCGACCGAGTCAGCCGCGGGCGGCATTCGCCGGGTCTCCAGAAGACCCTGTAACGCCATACCGGCTTCAGGTGGGCGGACTGCCTACCAAAACCGGTCCGACTCCCCAACGACAAAATGACGAGTTGGAACAACGAATCCAACTCCATATTCAACGCCAAACACCGTTTGAGATGACCTTTCTGATGCCGGGCGAATCGCAGGTGAGGAGGGCCATTGTCATGGCGGTCGGCCTGAAAGGCGGGGTCGTGGACGTCTATCTGGCGGGCCAGCAACGACCGCATCGCATTCCCTTGGGCCAAATTCTAGCCGTGGAGTCCCATTATGCGGATTGA